A section of the Leptolyngbyaceae cyanobacterium genome encodes:
- a CDS encoding GNAT family N-acetyltransferase translates to MQHILPPECILRPASASDIWSIRKLVFSAKLDPTQLRWQQFWVIECNSKIVACGQLRSFEQAQELGSLVVANAWQKRGLGSYLARHLIQQANQPLYLECIGNKLPEFYTRLGFVSVDWQTLPPSLKGKFGFTQLASKIVPFISVKIMQYRDDGKVS, encoded by the coding sequence ATGCAACACATCCTACCACCAGAATGTATTCTCCGCCCCGCCTCCGCCAGCGATATCTGGTCAATCAGGAAATTAGTTTTTAGTGCCAAATTAGATCCAACTCAGTTACGCTGGCAGCAATTTTGGGTAATTGAATGTAATAGTAAAATAGTTGCTTGCGGACAATTGCGTTCTTTTGAACAAGCGCAAGAATTAGGTAGTTTAGTAGTAGCAAATGCTTGGCAAAAGCGCGGTTTGGGCAGTTACTTAGCGAGGCATTTAATTCAGCAGGCAAATCAACCACTTTATTTAGAATGTATTGGTAATAAGTTACCCGAATTTTATACTCGGTTGGGTTTTGTATCCGTTGATTGGCAAACATTACCGCCATCTCTGAAAGGGAAATTTGGCTTCACTCAATTAGCTTCTAAAATAGTGCCGTTCATCTCTGTAAAAATCATGCAATATCGCGATGATGGGAAAGTTAGCTAA
- a CDS encoding RNA polymerase sigma factor SigF codes for MTATQCDISSYGMEMLVSYHKNPSVAMRNQLVQLHAGLVRKVAHRLSHQCSEPYEDLEQIGYFGLIRAVERFDPSQGCAFSSFAIPYIRGEILHFLRDKSSVVKVPRRWQELYNEGEKVRKDLTAKLGRSPKDMEIAEVLKVSLQEWRESQLAAQNRQPLSLDATISHQQVDCPVSLADTLPDARYQAYQYLEEDRQQLQGAMNQLEEKTRAAIECVFLRELPRKEAAKRIGVSPMTVTRHLQKGIDQLVSLLQPQTAGLAS; via the coding sequence ATGACAGCAACTCAGTGTGATATTAGCTCCTACGGCATGGAAATGCTAGTTTCTTATCATAAGAATCCCTCAGTTGCGATGCGGAATCAACTGGTACAATTGCACGCAGGATTGGTTCGCAAAGTTGCTCATCGCCTCAGCCATCAATGTTCCGAACCTTATGAAGATTTAGAACAAATTGGTTATTTTGGTTTGATTCGGGCGGTTGAGCGATTTGACCCTTCCCAAGGTTGTGCTTTTAGTTCTTTTGCAATTCCTTACATTCGCGGTGAAATTCTGCATTTTCTGCGGGATAAAAGCAGCGTAGTGAAGGTTCCCCGACGCTGGCAAGAACTCTACAATGAAGGGGAAAAGGTCAGAAAAGATTTGACAGCAAAGTTGGGCCGATCGCCAAAGGATATGGAAATTGCCGAAGTACTCAAAGTATCTCTGCAAGAATGGCGAGAAAGTCAATTAGCTGCCCAAAATCGTCAGCCTTTAAGTCTAGACGCTACGATTTCTCATCAACAAGTTGATTGTCCAGTCAGCTTAGCAGATACCTTACCTGATGCTCGCTACCAAGCCTATCAATATTTAGAAGAAGATCGGCAACAATTACAAGGTGCGATGAATCAGTTAGAAGAAAAAACTAGAGCAGCAATTGAGTGTGTATTCCTCCGGGAATTACCTCGCAAAGAAGCAGCTAAACGCATTGGCGTTAGTCCGATGACAGTTACCCGACACTTGCAAAAAGGTATCGATCAATTAGTATCTCTGCTGCAACCTCAAACGGCTGGCTTGGCAAGTTGA
- a CDS encoding DNA cytosine methyltransferase, with the protein MKNKLPYIEFLAQELTLPPKQTNQKLVIDLFAGCGGFGLGFESGGFKTIGYEILEDACATYQNNLHSSCYQINLNPLSNLVHGADVIIGGPPCQPFSVGGHQLGLKDSRDGFPTFISAVKRYRPKIALFENVRGMLYRNKAYFEEIVFALQSLDYIVEWEILNAAHYGVPQKRERLFCVAHKGGWQWPKKTHFNFPYTAGEALGEMAFSVPSNAKFLTSNMDEYIKKYEIASQCIKPRDLHLNAPSRTVTCRNLSGATGDMLRILLPDGRRRRLTVREGARLQSFPDWFQFQGSENSQFNQIGNAVPPLLAKALASSVKAYLDNNVEGRKSEIYYCNPIYPQPNNSSTATLKPCKTV; encoded by the coding sequence ATGAAAAACAAGCTTCCCTACATTGAATTTCTCGCACAAGAACTTACACTTCCTCCAAAACAGACCAATCAAAAATTAGTAATTGACTTATTTGCTGGTTGTGGAGGATTTGGGCTAGGATTTGAATCTGGTGGCTTTAAAACTATTGGTTATGAAATATTAGAAGATGCCTGCGCCACTTATCAAAATAATTTACATAGTTCATGTTACCAAATAAATCTCAATCCATTATCTAATTTAGTGCATGGTGCAGATGTAATCATTGGTGGCCCACCCTGCCAGCCCTTTAGCGTAGGCGGACATCAACTAGGATTAAAAGATAGTCGCGACGGATTTCCAACTTTTATCTCTGCGGTTAAGCGTTATCGTCCAAAAATTGCCTTATTTGAAAATGTGCGGGGAATGCTTTATCGTAATAAAGCATATTTTGAAGAAATTGTTTTTGCTTTACAGTCACTTGATTATATTGTGGAATGGGAAATATTAAATGCTGCCCATTATGGAGTTCCTCAAAAGAGAGAACGTCTTTTTTGTGTAGCGCATAAAGGTGGTTGGCAGTGGCCGAAAAAAACTCATTTTAACTTTCCCTATACGGCAGGTGAAGCATTAGGAGAAATGGCATTTTCAGTTCCTTCAAATGCAAAATTTCTGACTTCTAATATGGATGAATATATTAAAAAATATGAGATAGCATCTCAATGTATCAAGCCTAGAGATTTGCATCTCAATGCACCTTCTAGAACAGTTACCTGCCGAAACTTAAGCGGTGCTACTGGCGATATGCTGCGGATATTACTACCAGATGGACGCAGACGAAGATTAACAGTTAGAGAAGGGGCGCGTCTTCAAAGTTTCCCAGATTGGTTTCAATTTCAAGGCTCTGAAAATAGCCAATTTAATCAAATTGGTAATGCAGTTCCTCCCCTATTAGCAAAAGCTTTAGCTAGTTCTGTTAAAGCATATTTAGATAATAATGTAGAAGGAAGAAAATCGGAGATTTATTACTGTAATCCTATTTACCCTCAACCTAATAACTCATCCACCGCTACGCTGAAACCTTGTAAAACAGTCTGA
- a CDS encoding Uma2 family endonuclease: MVKATILSQVSEVFSLEDWMRNPPEGKEWVDEKLVEKSGITLKHSRIQSRLARYWGNYKDSSGQGGEVYTEVPCRTNKQGRYPNVAYLTAELLKQFGELAVLPQSFPLIAEIVSPTDLAEDVIGKAQEYLQSGCLEVWLVFPENCWIIVITENQRLVFVSGEVVSTQTVLQGFSVAVDELLG, translated from the coding sequence ATGGTAAAGGCAACGATTTTATCTCAAGTATCAGAGGTTTTTTCCCTAGAAGATTGGATGCGAAATCCCCCTGAAGGCAAAGAATGGGTCGATGAAAAACTGGTGGAGAAAAGTGGGATTACGCTCAAACATAGCCGTATTCAATCTAGACTAGCTCGCTATTGGGGAAATTACAAAGATTCTAGCGGACAAGGTGGAGAAGTTTATACCGAAGTACCATGTCGCACAAATAAACAGGGGCGTTATCCTAATGTTGCCTATCTGACAGCAGAATTACTTAAACAATTTGGTGAACTTGCTGTACTTCCTCAAAGTTTTCCATTGATTGCTGAGATAGTTTCACCTACAGATTTAGCTGAAGACGTTATTGGGAAAGCTCAAGAATATTTGCAGTCAGGTTGTTTGGAAGTTTGGTTGGTATTTCCTGAAAATTGCTGGATTATCGTGATTACCGAAAATCAGCGACTAGTATTTGTTTCTGGGGAAGTAGTTAGCACTCAGACTGTTTTACAAGGTTTCAGCGTAGCGGTGGATGAGTTATTAGGTTGA